The stretch of DNA TTCTCTTATAAGGTCAACCCCTTGTGGGCGGTTGTTCTTTATGTTTGTATTATAGCACTACTATTCAAAGCATTCAAGAATATTTTCATCTGTAAATATAAAAACCCCCTGGCGATCCACGCTCGGGACATTCACCAAAGGCTTTCTCTTAATCTATATTTTATTTCTCGCTTTTCTTTACCTTTTCCCATGTATTACCTTTATCTTTATTTTTTTCCTGGCAAATGTAGAAGATTCTCCTTTCTTTTCTCATTGAGGTAACACAAGGTAACACAAACCTACGTTCCTTCATTTTTCACAAGTAAAAAAGAATCCCTCAACCAAGGGATTCTCAAGCTGTTAGTCGAAGCGACAGGATTTGAACCTGCGACCTCTGCGTCCCGAACGCAGCGCTCTACCAAACTGAGCCACGCTTCGTTATTCTGTTTCAGTTGTTTATGTATTGCTCAACTGCAAGAGCTATTATATTAGAGTTTCTTTACTTTGTCAATAGAAAAAATTAAAATTTTTCAAAAAAATCGAATTTTTTCTTTTTTCCTGCTTCGGGCGTGCATTTTCGCAGACCCGAAGCAGTTTTGGGAAAGGTTCTTTATAACATATCAAGTATATTCAGGTGAAATATATGCTTATTTCACTGTAACTGTTACCTTTTTTGTGATTCCGTTGCTGCTTACATAGATAACAGCTTTTCCTTTTTTCACACCTTTAACAACACCTTTGCTGCTTACAGTAGCAACTTTTGTGTTGCTGCTTCTGTAGGTGATCTTTGCCTTTGAAGTGGCTGCTGCCTTGATGGCTGTTGTTTTCTTTGCTTTTACACTTACAGCTGTTTTGGATGTGATCTTCAGGCTGCCTTTTTTCACTGTGATCTTGCAGGTTGCTTTGTAGCTTCCGCATTTTACTGTAATTGTAGCTGTTCCTGCTTTTTTTGCTGTTACTTTTCCGCCTGCGCTTACCACTGCAACGGATTTATTACTGCTTGTATAAGTAACTTTTCCGCTAACGCCTGTTTTTTTCACTGTGATCTGGCTTGTTCCACCCACAAATACAGTTTTCGCTGAAGCCGAAGCTTTTACAGACGGCTTCTTAACTGTAATTTTGCAGGTTGCTTTATAATTTCCGCATTTCGCTGTGATCACAGCTGTTCCTGCCGCCTTTGCAGTTACCTTTCCATTTGCGGCTACAGCTGCAACAGATGGTTTGCTGCTTGTATAGGTTACTTTTCCGGTAACACCTGCGGTCGTTGCTTTCAGCGTCACCGTAGCTGGAGATCCTTTTACATAAAGCGTTTTCGATGATACATTTATTTTTACAGATGGCGTTTTTACAGTAAGCTTGTACTGTGCAGTTTTTCCTGCAGCAGATGTTGCTGTGATCACGGCTGTTCCTGCTGCTTTTGCAGTTACTTTTCCGTTCTCGTCTACAGATGCAACCGTTTCATTATCGGAAGCGTATGTTACATCCTTGCAATTTTCGCCTGTTGCTTCAAGCTGTCTGGAGCTTCCGACATAAAGAACTCCTGAATTTTCTTTAAAAGCAATTGTTCCATACACCAGCTGAACAGAAACATCCGCGTGATCATCACTGGAGACTCTTACTGTATAGGTTTCATTTTCCGGTCTCGCTACAGTAGAATCCAAAGCAACCACTCCATCTGCGGCTACACCATCCTGTACAAGATATGTTGTCTGTGAATCATGTCCGACACCTGTTGTATAGAAAACAGATACCTTCGGATTTTTGTATTTATCAAGATTTGCAAGCTTTACATGGGTGCTGTCCGTAAATTCCGGAGAAACATCCATCTCTTCTGTTGCCTGCGGTTTGATATAAATACCATCTGCAAATTCATATACATACGCACCGTCTGACATAATATACGTGATCCTGTTTACGGTTTTTCCTTCAAGACCTGCATCTTTTGCAAACGCAGCCTTATATACCTTCACCCACATCTCGTTCATATGACGCATACCATATTTTCCGCCATCTGTTGTTTCCAGGATCATTCCCTGGATCCCGGAGTTAACTGCAAAACCAGCATCACTCTTTGTGTCGCGGAGATATTTTGTGCTGGTTTCTTTTACTTTGATCTCATAATCTCCCCAACGAGAAGATGTATTGAGTGTTGCCTCCGCATCTGTCACAGTTGCCTTTACATTAAATTTTGTAGCACTGTATGTTCCATCTGCATTCAATGTTTTATACTGCCCAGGCTCTACCGTCGGAGTACGTCCAAGGGTGATCCCTGCTGCTTCTGTATATGCTCCGCTTTCCGGAAGTTCTCCCGCTTCTGAAAGGATCCGCGCCTCTACATACGTTTTTGCATCTGTAGCTACACTAACCTTTTTTACTCCTGCGATCTCATAACCATTTTCTGTCAGATTCTGAACATCTGCATTTCCGAAAGCAGTGCTTTTTCTGGTTGTGGCAGATGTAACGGAATCATATTTGCGGCTCGTTGCATCTCCTGCATAAAATTCCTCGTATGACAGAGATGCCGTACCGTAAAGTGTTCCTGTCAGTGCCTGATGTCCATTTGCCGCCTTATAATAAATATCCGTTCCCGGAATTTGTGTATATCCATCCACTGCTCCCTTTACCCAGTAATAGGAAACATTGGAAACCGTGATCGGCTGGCCTGTCAGTGTGATATTTTTTGTCATATCCACATAATTGTCGCTTGAGATCATAACCGTGTAGATTTCATCCCCGGCCCTGGCTACACTGCTGTCAAAGGTTACCACCCCGTTCTCTGCCGCTGCATGATCTACAACATATGTTGTTTTTTTACCATGGCCCCTTCCTGTTGTATAGTATACGGAAACCTTAGGGTTTTCATATTTGTCAAGGTCATCAACTTTAACCTGGGTTGTATTTTCTTTCACAAAAGCCGCCTGTACCTTCATTCCTGCTTCAGGCTGTTTTTTTACAAGAGGCGCTTTGTCTCCAAACTCATATACATAGGAGCCGTCCGGAGTAATATAAGTCACCTTTGATATTTTTTCCCCGATAAGCCCGGATCCTGCTGAAAATGCAAGTTCGTAAGGCTGTACCCAGATTTCATAGGTATGACGAAGTCCTACCTTCTTACCGCTGGCAGTTTCAAGGATTACTCCCAGTGTATTTCCACCTACGGCAAAATCACCCTGTCTGGAATTGCGGAGATATTTTGTGCCGACTTCTTTTACCACCAGCATGTAATCGCCCCAGATCGACGGTGCCTGGATCTGGGCAGATGCATCTGTGACCGTTGCCTTTACATCGAATTTTGTTGCACTGTATGTTCCGTCTGTATTCAGTGTTTTATACTGTCCTGTTTCCTGTGACGGTGCTTCATTCAGCGTAATATCTGCTGCCTCTGTATAGACACCCTTTTTCGGAAGCTTGGAAACAGCTTTCAGCACCTGTGCATCTACATAAGTTTCTGCATCCACTGCAACACTTACATTCTTCACACCCTGGATCTGATATCCTGAAGAGGTTACTTCTGTGCTGTCCTCATTGGTAAAAATCTGATTTTTACTCGTTGTTGCCGAAGTGATAGCGTCATAGCTCTCCTGAGTGGTATCGCCGGCATAAAATTCCGAATAACTTAAGGTTGTCGTTCCGTACAGCTTTCCGGTCAGAGCTGTCTGCCCGTCTGCCGCTTTTACATAAACGCCTGTTGTACCTATCTGTGTATATCCCTCTGCCGGCTGCATGGACCAGAGATATTTCACTCCTGCAACAGTGATCTCAGAAGCATCCTGAAGGACCTCGCCTGCTTCTGCCATAAATGCTTCTCCATCACCGAATACCTCTTTTGTATCCTCCTGGATCTGCTCTTCCTCTTCCTGTTGAATCTCTTCTGCTGAAATTTCTGCTACTTCTTCCTGAATAGCTTCTGCATCACTTTCTTCTGGCTCTTCCGACTGAATATCAGCTTCACCAACTTCCGGCTGATCCTGGGAAACAGACTCCTGATCCTCGTTCTCTCCTTCTTCCTGTGCTGTCTCTCCTTGTGTCTCTCCTGACACGTCACTAAAAACTTCCGCCTCAGACGCCATTGCCGTTACCGGCACTCCTGACGCGATCACCGCTGAGCTCAGTACGAGCGCAGCTGACTTCTTAAAAAGCTTCCACTTATGCATACCTGTCCTCCTCTGTGTCTTTTATATTACACAACTTTATACCAGATCATGATCTTACAGCTGCTCTGGTTAATTGAAATTTCTTCTGCAGGATATTCAACATATATCAGCTTCTGCAGAAGTGCTCTGTCAAGCACACTTTAGTTTGTTTAAACTAACATATCGTTATTTTATCAATACCGGAATTATTTGTCTATACATATCTGGCAAAAAAGCCTCACGGTTATTGTTATTTTTTTCTCAACTAAAAATTGTTTTCAAAATATTTTTGCATTATTATCTGATAATTTAAAATAAAAAAAGTATATATTCCAAGACATCATTCCAGGAAATGCAACAGACATTGCCATTTCCTCCGGCATTCTCAGATCATATACTTTTTATATTTCTATATTTTTGCTTTCTTTTATGCCCAGCGGCTCTTCTGTTCTTCGCAGATACTGTTCCACTGGCAGTTTCCACAGATTTTCTTACGTTTATCTATCGCAAGGATTTTTTCCTGGACTTTTTTTGTAAACTCGCTGAAGTACAATGTCTGTCCGGCCTTCAGTCCACATTTTTCCAGCACTGCATTATCATACTCTGCCACTTTATCTCCGGCTTCGCAATGTCCGCCCCGATTATTCGGACAGGCAGAGCAAATCTCATCCGTATCCACATGAAGCCTTATTTTCTTTCCCTCCAGAAAAATCTTCAGCATCTCGGACATATGTGCAGTAAAACCGTTACTGTAGCCTTCTCCCTTAAAATACGCCAGGCACATACCATGATGAGGGCGCAGCGGAATGACCATTTCCTCTGTGCCCTCATCAGAAGCATATGCCACAGCACTGCTTTTATCTTGCATATTTACGTACCTTTCCTGATAAAACATAAGCCAGTGCGATCTTGATAAGATCCGGAATGATAAACGGGATTACACACCAGCCAAGAACTGCCATAAGACCTATCGGACCTGTGCTTCTTGTGTAAGCAAACATAAACCATACGGTTCCAAAGGCATAGCATACGATCAGTCCAACAACCATGGAAATGATCTGAACGACCGGCTTTCTGCCAAAAATGCGCTCAAATGCCCACATAACAAGTGCTGAAAAGATAAATCCAACGATATATCCACCTGCATTTCCGAGAAGAGCTCCAATGCCTCCGGAAAATCCCGCAAAAACCGGAACTCCTACTGCTCCAAGAAGAACGTAAACCAGAATTGCCAGAGTTCCTCTTTTTCCTCCAAGCACACCAACTGCCATAAATACTCCGAATGTCTGCAGCGTAAACGGTACCTGTGCCGGAATGGAAATCCATGAGCAAACTGCCATCACTACCGCAAAAACTGCAATGTAAACAAGATCATACGTCTTGCTTCTGCCTGCTGCCACTGTTGTCATAATAATCTGTATCCTCTCTTTCCTTTTCTGCTTTTCCTGGCGGAAGATCATTCAAGTCCTTTATAAATGATATCCACTCTTTTGCTGTTAACAATTTAACATAACAGAATTTGATTGTCAACTCAATTACATTTTTAAGTTTACATTTTTCATAATACCGTCTGCCATACGCAAACCTGTCACTGTTCACTCCGTTCTCAGTAACACGCTTCGCGATGCCCAGAATTTATGCTGATCGCATAAATTCGCGCGGTATGTCTCGGGTTTTCTGTGACCTTCGCTCACAAAAAACACCTCGCGGGACATTACCAGTGAACAGTAACGCAAACCTGTCATTTGTAAATAATATTGCCAATTTTCACTTTCAAATTTCTCCCTCTGATGCTATACTGAAATCAATGAGTTTTCAGCAAAAGGGGGGATTTTTCCACATGGATATACACGATATTCATAACATCAGCACCAACTGCACACGGACCGAATTTGTAGGGACCGCAGTTCTTGACACAATCGGACTCGTGATCTCCGGAGTTGATGATTCTCTGCTTAAAGAGATGAACGTAGGTACCCAATACCACTGTCTGGGGCTTTTCAGTTCCCGAACAGGCGCTGCCGGCCAGATCACAGCTATTGACGATGCAGTAAAAGCCACAAATACAGAAGTCCTTTCCATTGAACTTCCAAGAGATACCAAGGGCTGGGGCGGTCACGGAAACTATATCGTCCTTGGCGGAAATGATGTATCCGACGTGCGTCACGCCATTTCTCTGGCTCTGGAACTGACTAACAAATATGCAGGTGAGGTCTACATCAGCGAATCCGGCCACCTGGAGTTTGCTTTTTCCGCAAGTGCAGGTCCTGCTATCCATAAAGCCTTCGGCACACCTCTGGGTGAAGCATTTGGTTTCATGGCAGGTTCTCCGGCTGCTATCGGTCTTGTGATGGCAGATAATGCCGTGAAATCCGCAGCAGTATCAATTACACAATATATGACTCCGAATATCGGTACCAGTCATTCCAATGAAGTGATCATCGCCATCTCCGGTGATGCCAGTGCTGTAAAAGCTGCTGTACTGGAAGGCCGTCAGACAGGTCTTGAGCTTCTCATCGGTATGGGAACCTATCCGGAGATCCCGGGTACGCCGTATCTGTAAAATTTCCGTATCATCGGAAACAACGTAATTTCCACACGGCATATTTTCCGGATGTTTTTCATAGAAACATATCTGTATCACGCAAAACAGCGCTGCAAAGATCTTCCTGTGATCATGCAGCGCTGTGCTTATTTATTGTTGATTTTTCCTGATAGTCTTCCGGATCAGCCCACCTGATATACATCTGCTGACTGAAGTCCGAAGCTTAATGCCTCAGAATGGCTTCCACAGTAGATATCCACATGTCCGTAAGGAGTTCCCAGATCCTCTACCGTATAAACAGTGCCGTTGATCAGAAGCTTGGTACCAAACGGAACACCTGCCATAGCAACGGTACGTCCTGCTGTCGGAACTGTTCCGCTGGCGGTAAGATTGCCGGCTGTACCGCAGCACTGTGCACAGTTGCAGTATGCGGTCAGTGTGAAGTTTCCAAGATATGTTCCCTGACTGGAAGAACCGGAATCGGACGTATCCGCAGAGGCATCTTCCGTCTCCTCGGAAGCTGTCTCATCATTGGAAACCTCCTCCTGGGAGCTGTCCTCGGAAACATCTTCGGAACTTCCGGACTGTACATCATCTGCTTCCTCTTCCTCTTCTACAACAATGTCTGTACTTGTAGAGCTGCTGGAAGACTCAGTTGTATCCTCCTCCGGATCATAGCCGTAATCATCGTCAGAATCAGCCTCTTCACTGCCCTCGTTATCCTGATCGGCCTCTTCCCGGGCTGCAGCCTCTGCTGCCTGTCTCTCAGCCTCTGCTGCCGCTTCAGCCTTAGCTTTCTCTTCTGCAGCCTTCTCCGCCTCTGCCTGCTGTACCAGAGCGGTAATACTGCTGTCTGCATTACTGATATCTGCCATCAGCTGCTGAGCCTCTTCCTGGCTGGCGCTGATCTGATTTACATAAGAATTAATATCATCGCTTGTGCTGGAAGCCATGGACTGCACTTCCTGCTGCTTGGCTGCACGCTCCGTCATCAGTTCATCGATCTCTGCTGACTCCGTTTCAACCTTTTTCTCATTCTCCTGGATATTCTTCTGAAGACTCACATATTTATCCAGCATGTCTCTGTCGTATGTAGAAATCTGGATCGCATTCTCCGCGCGATTGAGGAATTCTGCAAGGCTCTCGGAAGAAAGCAGTGTCTCCAGTGCGGAAGTCCCGGCATTCTCATACATATATGCGATTCGAAGCTTCATGGATTCATACTGATCTGCAGATGCCTTTTTCGCTTTTTTCAGTTCTTTTTTTACGTTATTTAATTCATCTTCCTTCTCAGCAGCCTGGATACTAAGCTCAGAAATGCTGTTGGTAAGATCCTCATACTGTGCGTTTAAATCAGCCAGATAGCTCTCCAGCTCCTGCTTCTTGCTCTCCAGTGTGCCGATGCTGCTCTGTACCTGTGCAAGACCCTCTTCAGCGGCCTGTTTCTCCGCCTGTGCCTCTGCGATCGCAGCGTCTGTACCTGATGCATATACGGGGTTTCCCATGGAAAGAGTGAGCATACCCGTAAGCAGTAATGTGAAAACTTTTCTATTCTTCATATAAACACCTTTCGTCCTTTCATGGGTTCTAGTATAACACATTTTTCATAGAAAGCAACAATTTTATTTTATTTTTGTAACAAATACGTAATAATTTAAATATTTATGAACTGGAAAGCGTTTTTTTGTTTTCCGGAGCATGAAAAAACTGCCCTCTCACAGATTTATCTGTAAAACGGCAGTTTTTATTCTATGCTGTTCCAATTCAAAAATCATCAGCTACGAGAATACTTCTCTGATGTAATCCCCCCTGAAGCTGCTTCTCTTACTCCGCAGCCTCCATAAGAACCTCATTCTCAGCTTCCTCAGCCATTACTTCCTGATACTTGTCCAAGATGATCGTCTGGATCTGCTCTCTTGTTGCTGAATTGATCGGATGAGCGATGTCACGATATTCACCGTCGCTTGCCTTACGGCTTGGCATTGCGATGAACAGCCCCTTCTCGCCTTCGATCACTTTGATGTCATGTACCACAAACTCATCATCTATTGTGACAGACACAACGGCCTTCATTTTCCCTTCTTTCGCTACCTTCCTCACACGTACATCTGTAATATTCATTGCTACTTGCCCCTTTCATTTCGCTAACCGTATCTGCGGAAATCTGATCTTCCGCATTTATAATACGTAGCGTTCGTTTTTCTCTACGACGATCTTCACTTCTCCTTCTTCGCCGCTGTAATATGAATTCGCCCGGATGGTATCCCGGCTCTCAACAATGCAATTCTCAATATGCGTATTATCTCCAAGATATACGTCATTAAGGATCACAGAGTTTTTGATCACACAGTTATTTCCTACAAATACATCACGGAA from Blautia sp. SC05B48 encodes:
- the spoVG gene encoding septation regulator SpoVG; the encoded protein is MNITDVRVRKVAKEGKMKAVVSVTIDDEFVVHDIKVIEGEKGLFIAMPSRKASDGEYRDIAHPINSATREQIQTIILDKYQEVMAEEAENEVLMEAAE
- a CDS encoding biotin transporter BioY; translated protein: MTTVAAGRSKTYDLVYIAVFAVVMAVCSWISIPAQVPFTLQTFGVFMAVGVLGGKRGTLAILVYVLLGAVGVPVFAGFSGGIGALLGNAGGYIVGFIFSALVMWAFERIFGRKPVVQIISMVVGLIVCYAFGTVWFMFAYTRSTGPIGLMAVLGWCVIPFIIPDLIKIALAYVLSGKVRKYAR
- a CDS encoding DUF1284 domain-containing protein, whose translation is MQDKSSAVAYASDEGTEEMVIPLRPHHGMCLAYFKGEGYSNGFTAHMSEMLKIFLEGKKIRLHVDTDEICSACPNNRGGHCEAGDKVAEYDNAVLEKCGLKAGQTLYFSEFTKKVQEKILAIDKRKKICGNCQWNSICEEQKSRWA
- the pduB gene encoding microcompartment protein PduB — encoded protein: MDIHDIHNISTNCTRTEFVGTAVLDTIGLVISGVDDSLLKEMNVGTQYHCLGLFSSRTGAAGQITAIDDAVKATNTEVLSIELPRDTKGWGGHGNYIVLGGNDVSDVRHAISLALELTNKYAGEVYISESGHLEFAFSASAGPAIHKAFGTPLGEAFGFMAGSPAAIGLVMADNAVKSAAVSITQYMTPNIGTSHSNEVIIAISGDASAVKAAVLEGRQTGLELLIGMGTYPEIPGTPYL
- a CDS encoding Ig-like domain-containing protein produces the protein MHKWKLFKKSAALVLSSAVIASGVPVTAMASEAEVFSDVSGETQGETAQEEGENEDQESVSQDQPEVGEADIQSEEPEESDAEAIQEEVAEISAEEIQQEEEEQIQEDTKEVFGDGEAFMAEAGEVLQDASEITVAGVKYLWSMQPAEGYTQIGTTGVYVKAADGQTALTGKLYGTTTLSYSEFYAGDTTQESYDAITSATTSKNQIFTNEDSTEVTSSGYQIQGVKNVSVAVDAETYVDAQVLKAVSKLPKKGVYTEAADITLNEAPSQETGQYKTLNTDGTYSATKFDVKATVTDASAQIQAPSIWGDYMLVVKEVGTKYLRNSRQGDFAVGGNTLGVILETASGKKVGLRHTYEIWVQPYELAFSAGSGLIGEKISKVTYITPDGSYVYEFGDKAPLVKKQPEAGMKVQAAFVKENTTQVKVDDLDKYENPKVSVYYTTGRGHGKKTTYVVDHAAAENGVVTFDSSVARAGDEIYTVMISSDNYVDMTKNITLTGQPITVSNVSYYWVKGAVDGYTQIPGTDIYYKAANGHQALTGTLYGTASLSYEEFYAGDATSRKYDSVTSATTRKSTAFGNADVQNLTENGYEIAGVKKVSVATDAKTYVEARILSEAGELPESGAYTEAAGITLGRTPTVEPGQYKTLNADGTYSATKFNVKATVTDAEATLNTSSRWGDYEIKVKETSTKYLRDTKSDAGFAVNSGIQGMILETTDGGKYGMRHMNEMWVKVYKAAFAKDAGLEGKTVNRITYIMSDGAYVYEFADGIYIKPQATEEMDVSPEFTDSTHVKLANLDKYKNPKVSVFYTTGVGHDSQTTYLVQDGVAADGVVALDSTVARPENETYTVRVSSDDHADVSVQLVYGTIAFKENSGVLYVGSSRQLEATGENCKDVTYASDNETVASVDENGKVTAKAAGTAVITATSAAGKTAQYKLTVKTPSVKINVSSKTLYVKGSPATVTLKATTAGVTGKVTYTSSKPSVAAVAANGKVTAKAAGTAVITAKCGNYKATCKITVKKPSVKASASAKTVFVGGTSQITVKKTGVSGKVTYTSSNKSVAVVSAGGKVTAKKAGTATITVKCGSYKATCKITVKKGSLKITSKTAVSVKAKKTTAIKAAATSKAKITYRSSNTKVATVSSKGVVKGVKKGKAVIYVSSNGITKKVTVTVK
- a CDS encoding PcsB-like coiled-coil domain-containing protein, translating into MKNRKVFTLLLTGMLTLSMGNPVYASGTDAAIAEAQAEKQAAEEGLAQVQSSIGTLESKKQELESYLADLNAQYEDLTNSISELSIQAAEKEDELNNVKKELKKAKKASADQYESMKLRIAYMYENAGTSALETLLSSESLAEFLNRAENAIQISTYDRDMLDKYVSLQKNIQENEKKVETESAEIDELMTERAAKQQEVQSMASSTSDDINSYVNQISASQEEAQQLMADISNADSSITALVQQAEAEKAAEEKAKAEAAAEAERQAAEAAAREEADQDNEGSEEADSDDDYGYDPEEDTTESSSSSTSTDIVVEEEEEADDVQSGSSEDVSEDSSQEEVSNDETASEETEDASADTSDSGSSSQGTYLGNFTLTAYCNCAQCCGTAGNLTASGTVPTAGRTVAMAGVPFGTKLLINGTVYTVEDLGTPYGHVDIYCGSHSEALSFGLQSADVYQVG